Proteins encoded by one window of Aphis gossypii isolate Hap1 chromosome X, ASM2018417v2, whole genome shotgun sequence:
- the LOC114132569 gene encoding tripartite motif-containing protein 2-like yields the protein MVTVNSNNSSNGTGSNSTQLVETVSIDYDDFNDAFLTCATCLCVYDGVERAPKLLPCSHTVCVHCLTRIAAAANNRRTAQDLNNGRGNSSQSSQQQQESQQQRQTFRCPICRELIVVPQNGGVTALPPSFLVNQLLDLISTHRRRTLIPTCCGGGVLSSHINQELLYCETCDQVFCSICTKHETAISESTIISSKSPPLVHTIIPVSVAMKRTSEIMLYKANECVSKLNYSRDGVCAELERLDTARNECLSTLDDTFNDLMNILEVRKQQLQQQINKACDAKNRILTQQLSAIDIEKNKVMDECGNVHQLLDVQSINQRIQILNDRLQKPTGGIEEPRENAFIALDLDVTAIKNVVNNAIEQMGRVRTTTTCPGNCTLNVAESNEENLLIPRLVDTRVATLIAVDYDGNRRNLGGDPVTLKLIGPLDDTQQERTANNSGHQYHENNTSDGVRIIDHKNGQYTIRLRLSICGRYRLHIYVLGRPVACNGSTGHIDFSIIKNIDPICQYSKGPSMQQPVAIAVDHHSTRVYVLDTGNCRIRVLDTHLNYICDIQNIEALRGRSSTGIGLLSDETLVTVNWRTNIVTQMTLGGETVKSWTHSNMVEPMCVVVDRTYDHVLIGDSSCNIHAFKATTGQHLFTINNKKSNGKSAECVGTFMAIGPDSQIIVISGVTTTGCRCLDIYSCKGTYERSITVMTTTDKSTHPYSSLATCNNFILATRRHYNSYVIDLIDMETEKLINTVDSNGCKLRRPAGMVAFSEVQDSVIDDSQQCSSYYLLVTDVAADSIKKYQFF from the exons ATGGTCACTGTCAACAGCAATAACAGCAGCAATGGCACTGGCAGCAATTCAACACAATTAGTTGAAACAGTGTCAATCGACTATGACGACTTCAATGATGCCTTTTTGACGTGCGCCACTTGTCTGT GTGTTTACGATGGTGTTGAACGCGCTCCAAAACTCTTACCGTGCTCACACACCGTGTGTGTTCACTGTTTGACGAGGATTGCAGCAGCTGCTAACAATCGACGTACAGCACAAGACTTGAACAATGGCCGGGGTAATAGTAGTCAATCATCTCAGCAACAGCAGGAATCTCAACAACAGCGGCAAACTTTTAGGTGTCCAATATGCAGGGAACTTATAGTTGTTCCTCAAAATGGTGGAGTCACAGCTCTTCCTCCATCGTTTCTAGTCAATCAATTACTCGATTTGATATCTACTCATAGACGACGTACTTTAATACCAACTTGTTGTGGCGGTGGTGTATTATCTTCACATATTAATCAG GAATTGCTTTATTGTGAAACATGTGATCAAGTATTCTGCTCAATTTGTACCAAACATGAGACAGCAATTAGTGAAAGTACCATTATTTCATCTAAATCTCCACCATTGGTTCATACAATCATACCAGTGTCTGTAGCTATGAAACGTACATctgaaataatgttatataaagcTAATGAATGTGTATCAAAA ttgaaCTATTCGAGGGATGGAGTATGTGCTGAATTAGAACGTTTAGATACAGCTCGTAATGAATGTTTGTCTACTTTGGatgatacatttaatgatCTGATGAATATATTAGAAGTTCGTAAGCAACAACTgcaacaacaaataaataaggCATGTGATgctaaaaatagaattttgacTCAACAACTTTCAGCTattgatattgaaaaaaataaa GTTATGGATGAATGTGGCAACGTCCATCAATTATTGGATGTGCAGTCTATAAACCAACggatacaaattttaaatgatcgtTTGCAAAAACCTACAGGCGGTATTGAAGAACCTCGTGAAAATGCTTTTATTGCCTTGGATTTAGATGTAAcagcaataaaaaatgtcgTAAATAATGCAATAGAGCAAATGGGTCGAGTACGTACTACAACTACTTGTCCTGGTAATTGTACACTGAATGTTGCTGAGTCAAATG aaGAAAATTTGTTGATTCCTCGTTTAGTAGATACACGGGTTGCTACTTTAATTGCTGTTGACTATGATGGAAATCGACGCAATTTAGGCGGTGATCCAGTTACTCTGAAATTAATCGGACCTTTAGATGACACACAACAAGAAAGGACTGCAAATAATTCAGGGCATCAATACCATGAAAACAATACCAGTGATGGAGTGCGTATTATTGATCATAAAAATGGCCAATACACAATCCGTCTACGTTTATCTATTTGTGGCag ataTCGACTTCATATTTATGTGTTAGGTAGACCAGTAGCATGTAATGGTAGTACTGGACATATTGACttctctataataaaaaacattgatcCTATATGTCAATATAGTAAAGGACCTTCAATGCAACAGCCTGTTGCAATTGCTGTAGATCACCACTCCACTAGG GTGTATGTTTTAGATACAGGAAATTGTCGCATAAGAGTGCTTGATActcacttaaattatatttgtgatatacaaaatattgaagcTCTGCGTGGTCGTTCTTCAACTGGTATTGGTTTATTGAGCGATGAAACATTGGTTACAGTAAATTGGCGTACAAACATAGTGACTca aaTGACTTTAGGTGGTGAAACAGTCAAGTCATGGACACATTCAAATATGGTTGAACCTATGTGTGTTGTTGTGGACAGAACTTATGATCATGTATTAATAGGCGACTCTTCGTGTAACATTCATGCATTCAAAGCGACAACTGGGCAACATCTATTCACA ataaataataagaaaagtaATGGAAAATCTGCTGAATGCGTTGGTACATTTATGGCAATAGGGCCAGATTCACAGATAATTGTAATTTCTGGTGTAACTACAACTGGATGTCGTTGTTTAGATATATATTCATGCAAAGGTACTTATGAGCGGTCAATAACAGTTATGACAACAACAGATAAAT ccaCACATCCGTATAGCTCATTGGCTActtgtaacaattttatactgGCTACTAGACGTCACTATAACTCGTACGTCATTGACTTAATTGATATGGaaactgaaaaattaataaacactgTTGACTCCAATGGCTGCAAATTACGTCGTCCAGCTGGTATGGTAGCATTTTCTGAAGTTCAAGATTCTGTTATTGATGATAGTCAACAATgctcatcatattatttattagtaaccGATGTAGCAGctgatagtataaaaaaatatcaatttttttaa